In Gossypium hirsutum isolate 1008001.06 chromosome A10, Gossypium_hirsutum_v2.1, whole genome shotgun sequence, the DNA window GTATGCCCTTTTCCCCACCTAATATTGAAGAACAAAGCCTTGATACAAAGCATACAAAAAATAAATCTGGGTTGACTAAGGAAAACGTAGAGATTGAGCAATAGACCCTTGGTTTACCAGATGTTCCTCCTTCAAACTGTTTTGGTTTTAGGAGCCTTTTTCTTGAGTTGTCTGCTGGGGATTGAGTTCTTCATGCCGATGAAGAAGAGTAATGCCCCCAGCAATGCCAAGTTCTAACAAGTACAGGGAATTTAGTTAAGAAACAGAAACACCAATCAAcacttattccttaatgaaataTGAATACTATCAACAACTAACCTGTGAGAACTTTGAAAAGAGTAGCCCAAATTCTTTCTTTTCCGTGTCATAGTTGTAGAAGTCGTACAATATGGTAGTAACAATTACCTGTTGCAGAGCCTACAAGAAAGGAAAATTGCAACATTTATCAGTTCACTTGGTTCATAATCGAAACTACTAATGCACAACAacacataaaaacataaaaacgaACCAGAAGATAAGCACCGATAGTGCTGCCAAAGATAAAAAGGATACCCCCAACACCCTTGAAGGCTACAGCAGCAGCAACTAGAACCTTAATCTGTAAATAACAACAGTTTGAGACATTAGAAAAACCTGATATCTTAACAGAGAAAAATAGGCTTTATCTCAGTGGCAACATATATTCTTACATCAAATTCTGGTACTTCCACCCCTGTATGAGCTGTCACAG includes these proteins:
- the LOC107897029 gene encoding uncharacterized protein, which codes for MALVSFVGRVLFASVFILSAWQEFNEFGVDGGPAAKALKPKFNVFSKTVTAHTGVEVPEFDIKVLVAAAVAFKGVGGILFIFGSTIGAYLLALQQVIVTTILYDFYNYDTEKKEFGLLFSKFSQNLALLGALLFFIGMKNSIPSRQLKKKAPKTKTV